In Ascaphus truei isolate aAscTru1 chromosome 5, aAscTru1.hap1, whole genome shotgun sequence, one genomic interval encodes:
- the FKBP4 gene encoding peptidyl-prolyl cis-trans isomerase FKBP4, with product MTAEELKAERPQNINMEGTDISPKGDQGVLKLIKKEGSGGETPMIGDKVSVHYTGWLLNGTKFDSSRDRKDRFTFDLGKGQVIRAWDVAVATMTVGEVCQIICKPEYAYGASGSPPKIPPNTVLVFEVELFEFHGEDLSGEEDGGIIRRIRVKGEGYSKPNEGAVVELHLRGTHAGRVFDERDLQFDVGEGEGHGIPPGVETAVQQMEKGEEAVLYLKPKYGFGSSGYERFQIPPGAELQYDLKLKSFEKAKEPWEMSSEEKLEQGALVKERGTQFFKTGRYRQAIIQYKKIVLWLEHESGLSQDEDLRAKSLLLAAALNLAMCCLKLGEPRGALEHCQKALEQDALNEKGLFRRGEAYMGVNELELGRDDFQKILQLYPGNKAARAQLGQCQVRLRQQQQKERKIYANMFQKLAEKGDTEESVKISQEPSPQSDTQISEAAGGEEGAAERGTDDA from the exons ATGACAGCCGAGGAGCTCAAGGCCGAGAGACCCCAGAACATCAATATGGAGGGGACAGACATCAGCCCCAAAGGGGACCAGGGGGTCCTGAAG ctgatcAAGAAGGAGGGCTCAGGGGGCGAGACCCCAATGATTGGGGATAAAGTGAGTGTGCATTACACAGGCTGGCTGCTGAACGGGACCAAGTTTGATTCCAGCAGGGACCGGAAGGACAGATTCACCTTCGACCTGGGGAAAG GACAGGTGATTAGAGCATGGGACGTCGCCGTAGCAACCATGACCGTAGGGGAGGTTTGCCAAATTATCTGCAAACCGGAGTATGCGTACGGAGCGTCGGGGAGCCCCCCGAAAATCCCACCCAATACCGTGCTGGTCTTTGAG GTGGAGCTCTTCGAGTTCCATGGTGAGGACCTCTCAGGAGAGGAGGATGGAGGAATTATCCGCAGGATtcgggtgaagggggaggggtatTCCAAGCCCAACGAGGGGGCTGTGGTGGAGC TGCACTTGCGGGGAACGCACGCCGGGCGTGTCTTCGATGAGAGGGACTTGCAGTttgatgtgggggagggggagggtcacgGGATCCCCCCCGGGGTGGAGACGGCCGTGCAgcagatggagaagggagaggaggcgGTACTCTATCTGAAGCCAAA gtACGGGTTTGGCAGTTCAGGATACGAGAGATTTCAGATTCcccccggagctgaactgcaataTGACCTCAAACTCAAGAGCTTTGAGAAG GCGAAGGAGCCGTGGGAGATGAGCTCGGAGGAGAagttggagcagggagcgctgGTGAAGGAGCGCGGGACGCAatttttcaag ACGGGTCGGTACCGTCAGGCTATTATCCAGTACAAGAAGATTGTGCTGTGGTTGGAACATGAGTCGGGTCTGTCACAGGATGAGGACCTCAGGGCCAAGTCTCTGCTCCTGGCGGCTGCACTTAACCTGGCCATGTGTTGCCTCAAGCTGGGGGAGCCCCGGGGGGCACTGGAGCACTGCCAAAAG GCTCTGGAGCAGGACGCCCTCAACGAGAAGGGTCTGTTCCGCCGGGGTGAGGCCTACATGGGGGTGAACGAGCTGGAGCTCGGGCGGGACGACTTCCAGAAAATTCTGCAGCTATACCCTGGCAACAAAGCAGCGCGCGCCCAGCTCGGACAGTGCCAAGTCCGCCTCCGCCAACAACAGCAGAAGGAGAGAAAGATATACGCCAACATGTTCCAGAAGCTGGCGGAAAAGGGAGACACG gAGGAGTCTGTGAAGATCTCTCAGGAGCCGTCCCCTCAGAGTGACACACAGATCAGCGAAGCAGCAGGAGGCGAGGAGGGGGCCGCAGAGCGCGGGACGGACGATGCATAG